The window tattgatacaatttttaatataaaataatgtttatgacaaataaaggatatcagtaaaaataaaaacagcacgTTTGTTCATTCAATTTTATGTTCATAATTTTATCAAATAATTAATGCAGTAATTACTTTAGATCACTTTGTGATGACTTTACTTTTATcgatttcaaacaaaaaacaaaatattcctAAATTTTGTGTTCCTGAACAGTTACGTGGACCTTAAGAAGACCAGCTCTCAAACATCTCTTCTGTCATGTCTCTATCCACCCGTAGCCTTTgttattgcatttattttattattactattattattacatttttgatctaaatctagtttgtttttgttctttaagacATTCAGATGTTGCTAACTGCTCTTCCGCTCATGCGTCAGAGACAAAGTTCAGCACAAACAGCTTTCACTTTCACTTACGAGGAAAGGTAAGAGATCCACGACAGCCAGGAAATCCTCTTAGATTTactttattcacaaataaacgcggatttaaaacaaatgttggcTTTATAACCTGGTGTCTTTTATACGGAGGAGCAAAAGTTTGATCCAGTAAAGAATAACATGTATTTCTGTCACACTGCCTTTTTTATGTGCTctaaattcatttatattttgcaGGAAACATGTcgtttgattttaaataactattgtttaaaatattttcgtCTTGTTTCGaagaaagaagacaaaaaatgtggagggggagaaaaaaagaaactaaagcaGACGACAATCGAGCAGGTTCTCCCTCTGACACTGAACTCTCGGTGAgtaaaagatacattttctgatgttttattttaaagttgtttatttatttgtttattttttaaccaaaaggaTGTTATTCGTGTTTaggatttaatttttaaacatcctTCCTGGTTGTTGTTGTGGAGTTTATCTGTTTCATGGATGAAACAGCGACATCTAGTGACAGCTTGAAACTGCAGCCTCGGATTTAAACTGGTTTCAGTTTTGATATTATTGAgttatgactgaaaaaaaaatgtacgattataatatttataaaaggGTTTGTTAATAATAACATATAAGTAACAGATCAATTTTGTTATGACTTATGTACcaattgttttctaggacaaagagggaaaactcATTCTGATGTTAAAGTGGTCTGATTCAGCGAAAAGAGACCCACATCTGCTGAAGAAATCTATTAAaccatggttaaaaaaagagaaacaagacTTAAAGTGGTCAGTTATCAAGATCCTGGAGGACAACAGTGCTCTGATAAAGTTTAAACCCCACACAGGTTTAGTAAACCTTTTTcttattgtaattattttagTTGGAACACAGTtcattgttttaatctttacctTCTTTCTaaattctaataataaaataaatgttttgaggttcttctttttctttgttattttcataattaaattttcttcctttttctttttagctgcagatatttttcaGAGATTACGTGGTAAAGATCTGCATCTTCCCGGTATGCAAACAGTCTCTGTAGAGTCAGTCATTCTGGACTCACCAAAGCTCAACACTCAAACATCAGATGATGCTTCCAAGACGTCTACTCCATCTACATCTGTATGTTCTAAAATACATATAGGCACTTGTAAACATTagttttaacttaaataaagtaatatgacttttaattttgttttaggaCAAAGAACAGACGAGCAGTCAGAGTGATACAGATCACAGCCCAGAACAAGTTGATCACAGAACTGCAAAATCCTCAGATTCCCAGAAAGGTAAGAGGTCTACGGCAGCATAGAAATCCTCTTTGATTTATGAGTGAGTTAATGTAGATGTCAACTTAAAGCTTTAGTTTaacgttttattttaactaaaagttgaacaaaggggaacaaaaaacatttatttctgtctccttctctgttgttttgtagctgatgttcaaatgtttttatcttattttgaaggaagtCCATTAAAACTGGCAACAAACAGAGAAGAACGTAGAGCAGATGACGATCCAGCAGCTTCTCTGTCTGAACTCTCGGTGAGTTAAAGACAAATTTACTGCAGTTATATTTTCACTGTGCTTTATGTTTTACAATAACTTTCCTATCTCTGTTTGggataaaagttttaaacattattcATCATTATTAGTTTCATCTGTTTCATGGATGAAACAACAGCATCAAGCGGCACAtagaaaaactgcttaaaaagtggagaaaaaaaaagtttccatcaCACATTTATTTCCTTAATTGTCTTTTATCTGCATATTTTCTAGGATGACacagaaaaagatggaaaactCATAACTCTGGAGTTAACGTGGTCTAAACCAGCAATAAAGCCCAAAAAATATCTACAGAAAGCCCTTATAGAATggttacaaaacaaaaataaagacataaagtgCTCAGTTGTCACATTCCAGGAGGTCTACAATGCTGTGATAACGATTGAACCCTCTACAGGTACAGTATACATCTCTTGTTATAATCATTTTAGTTGGAACCTATGTAGATGTTTTAAtcctttctttatttctaaaacaaatattaaataaaaaaaatgatttaacaacctggatttatttctttcatttgtttatcaccacattttctgcttttactgtTAAGCTGCAGAGATTCTTCTGGAATTATCTGGTCAAATTCTGACTCTTAAAGACGGTACAAAAGTCACTGTAGAGTCAGTCGTTCTGGACTCATCAAAGATGAAGACTCAGACAGCAGATGATGGTCCCTCGACTTCTACTTCATCTACATCTGATGTATGTTCTGAAATACACACATGTACTAACAGATTCTAGTTTCTGTTAAGATTACgtaaaattaatgtttattttaggatAAAGAAGGTGGAAGGATAGTTTTCTGTGAAAATAATCTGGTTTGTTTCTGCATAAATGAGACATTCTGGTGTCTTTCAGCAATCATCAAACAGCTGCAATTCTGATCAAACAAGTCAGACGGATGCAGATGATCAGGCAGCTGCAGCATCTTCAGACACCCAGGAAGGTAAGAGGTCCAAGACGAATCCTCTTTGATTGACTTCTTTATTATAAGTGAACAGTGATTTGACACaaatattaacttaaaattttggtttaattgttttttttttcaaagacacaAATGTGTGATCCAGTAAAGGTTAACAATGATTTACTTCACGCTGTCTCTTGTGACGTGGCTCTAAAATATTCATGTTGTTTGACTAAATAACTTTAGttcaaagtgtttttgtcttattttggaGGGACAACTGATTGTTCACCAAACCTGAACACTCAGACAGCAGATGATGGTTCCTCGACTTCTACTTCATCTACAAATGATGTATGTTCTGAAATACACATATGCACTATCAGATTGTAGTTTCTGTTAAGATtaagtaaaatgattttttattttaggataaaGAAGGTGGAAGGTTAGATTTCTGTGAAAATAATCTTCATAAATGAGACATTGTGGTGTCTTTCAGCAATCATCAAACAGCCCCAATTCTGATCAAACAAGTCAGACGGATGCAGATGatcaggcagcagcagcatctgcaGACACCCAGGAAGGTAAGAGGTCCACGACGGACCGGAAATCCTCTTTGATTGACTTCTTTATTATAAGTGAACAGTGATTTGACACaaatattaacttaaaattttggtttaactgtgttttttttcaaagacacaAATGTGTGATCCAGTAAAGCTAACAATTTTTTACTTCACCCTGTCTCTTGTGATGTGGCTCTAAAATCATTCATGTTGTTTGACTAAATAACTTtagtttgaagtgtttttgtcttattttgaagggacaCCTGATTGTTCATCAAACCTGAACACTCAGACAGCAGATGATGGTTCCTCGACTTCTACTGCATCTACATCTGTATGTTCTGAAATATTACATGTGCACTAgcataatgttgtttttgtttagataaagtcaaatgaatgtttattttaggaCACAGGACTGGTGAACTGTCAGACTGATCAACTCTCCATCCAAGAACAAACTTCTAATGACAACGAAAATAATTCTAAAGTTGGAGTTGATACTGGCGAACAAACTCTGAGTACCCTATATGATACTTTTGAAATTAGATTATAATTCTAAAATACAGATCATCAAATATCAGTGAAATAGTGATTTGGTCCTAAAGTAGAACTCCACATGATGAAGATACGTCTGTTCTTCACATAAATATTAGTGAGGGTTAATTATCTGAGCAaataatgtttcagttttgtcaCCTAAGAGTCATGGTtctaaaattagaaataaacaatTGTATGTTAATATAGAAAGCAAAAGTGTTTCAGTAATAAATCTATTTCCCTTGTTATTTATTAACTGAATGTTTTCTAGGATGACTCAGATACAGAGGAAAACCTGATAACTCTGGTGTTAAACTGGTCCAAATCACCTGAAGAACGTCGAGAATATCTGGAAAAATCTTTAGAGAAATCTCTACAGTCATGgttggaaagaaaaaataaagacttgaAGTGCTTATTGGTCAAGATCCTTGAAGACAACAATGCTCTGataaagatgaatgaattaCCAGGTGCAGTATAATACattataatattttaaactgGAACTCAGATGACTGTTTCAGTCTTgactttatttctaaataataataataacaatgttGTTTAGAGACTGTgacctttcttcttctttcttttgtctAATATACaaatttttcccttttcctcTTAAGACGGAAAGATTCTTAcgaaattaaaacatttaaatctgacTCTTGAAGACGATACAAAAGTCACTGTGAAGTCAGTCGCTCTGGACTCATCAAACCTGAACCCTCAGACAGCAGATGATGGTTCCTCGACTTCTACTGCATCTACATCTGATGTATGTTCTGAAATATTACATGAGCACTAGAATActctagtttttaattaaataaagtaaaatgagtttaaatgttatttttaggtCACAGGACAGATGAGCGATCAGAGTGGTCAAGTTTCAATCCCAAAACAAACTTCTAGTCGTCCCAGAGAGAAAGCTGACAAACCCACTGTGAGTAGCttgaaataatcaattaaaaaaatactgtataaaTGTACAGCAAATATGATCTAATTGTAGTATTATAGTGTATTAAACTTAAGGACTTGGAAATATCTATGAAAATaatctggtttgtttttaccaaattgtcacattctgttgtttttttctcaggaaTCATCAAACAGCTGTAATTCTAATCAAACCAGTCAGTTATACAAAGTTCATCACACTGCGACATCTTCAGATATTGAAGACGGTAAAAcatctttgatttactttattcAGGAGTGAACCATGATCAAGTATCAACTTAAGCTTCAGTTTTACTTTGGgtttcaaaaaaaaacaaagctttgatTCAGTAAAGAAtaaccttttttctgtctgtttgttaaactgttatttaaaatttttttgtcttattttgaaaaatcaaaaaacagtgAAAGCTGGAGAAGGATCTAAAGCAGACGACAATCCAGGAGGTTCTCTGTCTAACGCTAAACTCTCTGTGAGTTAAAGACTAATTTagtgctgttttattttcactctattttattttatagcaaACAGTAATATTAATGTAAATAGTGTAAAATgagttttcatttcatttcaggCCGAAGGACAGACGAACAGTCAGAACGATCAACATTCTGTCTCAACACAAACTCCTTGTGAGCTGAAGTCCAAAGGTGATCAAAGCAGACAGAGCCCCGTAGTAAAACCTGCTGAAACATCTTCAGGGACTCAGAAAGGTAATACATCCACACTGGCCTGTAAATCCTCCTAAAATGGTGATTGACACAAATATTAACTTAAAGCTTTGGTTTAacttggagttttttttttttttttaaaggttttattgaGTAGAGAATAACATTTATTCCTGTCTTCTGTTATGTGGCTCTAGAATGATtcatattttcccaaaaaatatgtcatttgactataaatatgaaaatgtttttaatctattttgaaGGAAGTAAAGGAAAAACGAAGAAAGAAGGAGAAACAAAACCAGATGAGAATCCACCAAGTTCTCTTTCCAACGCTGAAGTCGCAGTGAGTTAAAGAGGAATTTCTGATGTTATATTTTCACCCTGATTGTTATCAGTGTTATAATGGTATGTGTTTAAGATTATTAATCTAGAGTTTAAGGTGTTCCATGaataaaacagcaacatttgGTGACATATTCAAAAACTGTGGAGTTATACTCAAACAAATTTCAGTTTTGTCCTTAATGAGTCATAACTTTaagaacaagaaaatgttaaatgaacagaaaaaaacaatattattaacatttaaagtaaagatTTTTGTAACATCTTTAATGTACTCATTGTTTTTAACTGCATATTTTCTaggttaaaacagaaaaagatgaagTTCCAATAACTTTGGTGTTGAAGTGGTCCAAACAacctgaaaaacagcaaaaatctcTGGAGAAATCTCTACAATCTTGGTTCAACAAAATCGGAAACAAAGACTTAAACTGTTCAGTAAACAAAATCCTTGAAGGCAAGAATGCTCTGATAAAGATTTCACCCCCTCCAGGTGGAGTATACCTCTTATTTATGTTGTAATCATTTTAGTTGAATACTTTAGTTGAATATTGTGTAATTGAtttgatcttaattttatttcaataataatactaaaataatcattttggGGGTAATTTTTCTCCCCTTTGTTTTAACATCAAATgttcctatttttctttttaaggtttgGATATTGTTCTGAAATTATCTGGTGAAATTCTGACTCTTAGAGACGGTTCAACAGTCACTGTAGAGTCACTCATTCTGGACTCATCAAAGCTGAACCCTCAGACAGCAGATGATGTTTCCACCACTTCTACTGCATCTACAACTGATGTATGTTCTGAAATATacatttacttacatttaatacttttaacttaaatatggtaaaattagttttaattttatttcaggacacaggacATGTGAGCGGTCAGAGTGATCAAGTTTCTGTCTCAAATCAAACTTCTGGTGATGAtaaaaataagtctaaaaaTGGAGTTGGTCCTGACACTGTGAgtatctttaaattatgatttataAAATGATATTATTACTGCACAATACACACTATAAAACAGTAGagtaacaaatgtatttttgtttagattttaggACAGAAGAGAACCCAGAATGACCCGGATTCTGCAGCAGAAATCTCTCCTGAAAAGCGACAAAAGCAGAATCAGGAAGATTCTGTGTCTGTTCCAGTGAATTTCTTCTGGTATGTGAGCAGAGTCTACAAGGATGAAATCAAGAGCATAGAAGAAGAGACTGGATGTGAAATGGATGCAACTGTGAACGTCACATTTAAAGGTGGAAGTCAGGACAAAGCTCTCTCTGAATTCACAAACCTCGTCCAGAAATGCTTGAATGAACCCATAGAGTCAGTTATTCCTGTCCAGGATGTAAGTCCAGAACGGTGCAGTGAGGCGTTCAAGCTCATccagaaaaatgagaaaaaagctcTGCTCACTCTGACTCCTAAAGAAATAACTGTATGTGGACCAGACAGCGACCAGTTAAAGAGAGTtcttgaaagaaatgaaaaacctGAACTGCTGCATGACGACACCCCCATGAAGATAAAAATGACCATCAAAGATCCTCTCAGTGATGCAGGAATAACGATGGAGGAGAGTTCCTGGAGGAAATTAAATGTTGGTCATTATGACAAAATAAGAaagattaaagaaaagtttgatgTGGACTTTAGAGAGTTCAGGATGGATGGAGGTAAAGTTCAGGTGAAAGCTTCTTACAACAATCCTGAAGGAAACCCCAGCATGGAGATTCATGCTGTCAGAGCTCTTCTTCGTCTTTACCAGAAAAGTGTCACATCATGTCTGAACTACAAGAACCTTCAAGGAGCCTCTGGAATCAGTCATCAGCCAAAAATCCTTGAAGACAAGCCAGAAAAGAGATCAACCACTGAAGGAGGAGCCACAGGAGGAGACAGCACAGAGGAAAACTGTCCCATCTGTTTTTCTCCGTTTACTGATAAGGAAAGTCTGAGCTGCAAACACGAGTTTTGTAAGTTATGCCTGCAGGAAGCAGAGAAGAGCAGTGGACCCATCTGTCCTGTCTGCAGAAAAGTCTTTGGTATCATTCAGGGAAATCAGCCAGATGGAACCATGACGTGGATGAAGAGTTCTGCTCCAGTTCCTGGTTTCCCTCACTGTGGAACCATCATCATCACCTACAGTATTCCAAGTGGAAGACAGACGGTACAATTCTCTCTAAAAGGACTTTTTTCACAGCTACCTCTGTTATTTATTctggttaacatttttttacattcttcttAATAGGAGAAGCATCCGATACCTGGACTGTACTATACTGGTACAACTAGAACAGCATATCTTCCAGACAACAAAGAGGGTAATGAAGTTCTGATGCTGTTGAAGAAAGCCTTTGATCAGAAGCTGATCTTCACCATCGGGGCTTCAAGAACTACTGGCTATGAAGACCAGGTGACCTGGAGCAACATTACTCAGAAAACGAGCTTGTATGGAGTACCAGGCAGGTAAAGTTAATCAATTCTACTGTTCAGCTTCAACGTTAGTTCTCCTTAAGTGTTTTACTTGTTCACTTTGaatcttttctttcacagttatGGATATCCTGATCCGAACTACCTGAGCAGAGTGAGGGAGGAGCTGAAGGCCAAAGGCATTGAGTGAATGTGACGCCAGGAGATTTCATCATTAAATCAGAGCCAAACAGAATGATTAAAGAATTCTAACTGACAAAAAAGGAATTAACTttcaaaaatgaacagaaaacaattgtttttttgtgatttaaggAATCATCTAAGACcactttagatttatttaagcTGCAAATGGTTCCGATATTAGCAGGCACAACCTCGAAGGAATAAAAAATTGCGATTTGTTTGCTTTCCTTTTTGTGATTGTAAGATTGTGTCAAGAAtgatctttaaattaaattagattcTGAGTTTATAAACCTTCAGTGATTTGGTTTGATGTTTGctcaataaatgacaaaatgaaacaacattacagtttttacttttccaaaACTTTTATGGCAATATCTTGACCAGCTCACAAAAGTCATGTTCATGGTCATAATTTTCATAAcacttaagcaaaaaaaaaaaaaaaaacaatttaacaaaactgtaaaaataagaaaagcatttttgtaaGTCAATACAGGAATCTGCTGTTTTATCATTTAGCTTGGGGAAAAAGAGAGTTTGGAATCTCTAGCACTGCTCTAAACTGGTTTAAAGTCCCCATGTgacaatttttgttattttaagaaaacgttctcaatagtgttttaattatgattatgaagtttttaactaaaatctcacaacctaatTGACTTAAatgctatttttcatgttgatctgaagctttcatctgaaaaatatccagaggggcgtggcttttggggCTGAGAGGCCTTGATCAGGACCCCCACTGTCTGATTATGGTGGTTccgtgtctcgctagcgtaaatcatCTCCGCTGATCTCCTTTGAGCTGGTTGTCAGCGCGGATGAGGAAGTTGAGAGCTTCACGGACCAAACTTTCACAGATCCTTTACTgctgctgtcaaatgagccgccgttcatatttccgtggtcacatcaagaagctccgtggagtctggtggagatttccCAGCATTCTCAGCTCTGGTAccataagtattgtatgaaactcacataagaaaatccagtgatgctgatttgaccacagaaatgtgaacggcagCTCATTTGACGGTAGTCAACAGGGTGGAGGAGAAATgtcttcacatgggtgtgctctgaggcacagaagtttacatttaaatgtaagtaatgactttttgttttaacataaattactaaagttataaaactgatgtttttgtgtattttccaagTTCTAGACTGCTGCTCGCTAACATACATGACGTCATTGAATGGGAGTGATGTCCGAATTAGAAGACActgtttttccataactctccgtttggactAAATGTAGGGGTTGGGAGAAgatgtaggggaagaatttggattcattAGTATCtgtatttctgattaaataGCTGTAACTTCCGGGGTCCCTCAGGGCTCAATTAGTGGTCCTTTATTATGCTATTGACAGTATGCTCCTCTGGGTCACCTAATATCTAGAAATGACGTGTCCTTCCATAATCATGCAGATGACACTCAGATCTATGTCTTGTCAAGAGGTGAACAAGGTCCAATAAATTCATGTGCCGCTGTATTGAACAAATTAATGTGTGGAAGTTATTTCTTCAATCTAAACTcagataaaactgaaataattgttCCAGAAAATCAAAAGACAAGTGTTATCTGTCACCTGGAATCTCTCTCTCTAAAACCAAAAGATCCGGTTTGAGAAATAAGGAGTTATATTAAACTCTGAGTTTAATTTTAATAGTCATATCTCATCATTTTCATTAGTATCCTTTTATCATCTGAAGAACGTCaccaatataaaaataaaaaactttgttcAAATCTGTGTCCAGTTGGTTGGACAATTGTAAAGGTCTTCTCACTGGGCTCTCTAAATGAGGCATCAAGAAACTGCAACTTGTTCAAAATGCTGCAGCTCGAGTCTTgacaagaaacagaaaatatgaccacattagtccagttctctaagGTCTCTGCACCAACTTTCTGTTGTCTGGAggatcaaatttaaaacaactcTGCTTGTCTGTAACTCTCTCTAAGGCCCAGCGAAAGTGCATCTCTGATATGCTAGTTCCTGACGACCCATTTCAGAGTGTAGAAACCTCAGGCTGGAAGTCTTCTTTAGGTTCCAAGAATCCTGTCAGGGATCGTCAAAGCAaaacagctttcactgattcacaatCGTGTGGAAtgaaagtttgggcaccccaagtaaaaagttgtattattgtggtgaaaaaaacaaggaaagatggaaaaatctccaaaatacATCAGATTAAAGATGATATATTCttataatatgtaaaaaaatgttggctttattttcttcatgtacacttttaaaataacagaaaacaagatACTGGTGTGTGCAGAGGTTTGGTCATCCTGAGGAGTTAATATCTTGTACTGTCCCCTTCTGCAAGCAAGTATTACAGCttgt is drawn from Oryzias melastigma strain HK-1 linkage group LG5, ASM292280v2, whole genome shotgun sequence and contains these coding sequences:
- the LOC112145297 gene encoding serine-rich adhesin for platelets isoform X6 → MWRGRKKETKADDNRAGSPSDTELSDKEGKLILMLKWSDSAKRDPHLLKKSIKPWLKKEKQDLKWSVIKILEDNSALIKFKPHTAADIFQRLRGKDLHLPGMQTVSVESVILDSPKLNTQTSDDASKTSTPSTSDKEQTSSQSDTDHSPEQVDHRTAKSSDSQKGSPLKLATNREERRADDDPAASLSELSDDTEKDGKLITLELTWSKPAIKPKKYLQKALIEWLQNKNKDIKCSVVTFQEVYNAVITIEPSTAAEILLELSGQILTLKDGTKVTVESVVLDSSKMKTQTADDGPSTSTSSTSDQSSNSCNSDQTSQTDADDQAAAASSDTQEGTPDCSSNLNTQTADDGSSTSTASTSDDSDTEENLITLVLNWSKSPEERREYLEKSLEKSLQSWLERKNKDLKCLLVKILEDNNALIKMNELPDGKILTKLKHLNLTLEDDTKVTVKSVALDSSNLNPQTADDGSSTSTASTSDVTGQMSDQSGQVSIPKQTSSRPREKADKPTESSNSCNSNQTSQLYKVHHTATSSDIEDVKAGEGSKADDNPGGSLSNAKLSAEGQTNSQNDQHSVSTQTPCELKSKGDQSRQSPVVKPAETSSGTQKGSKGKTKKEGETKPDENPPSSLSNAEVAVKTEKDEVPITLVLKWSKQPEKQQKSLEKSLQSWFNKIGNKDLNCSVNKILEGKNALIKISPPPGLDIVLKLSGEILTLRDGSTVTVESLILDSSKLNPQTADDVSTTSTASTTDDTGHVSGQSDQVSVSNQTSGDDKNKSKNGVGPDTILGQKRTQNDPDSAAEISPEKRQKQNQEDSVSVPVNFFWYVSRVYKDEIKSIEEETGCEMDATVNVTFKGGSQDKALSEFTNLVQKCLNEPIESVIPVQDVSPERCSEAFKLIQKNEKKALLTLTPKEITVCGPDSDQLKRVLERNEKPELLHDDTPMKIKMTIKDPLSDAGITMEESSWRKLNVGHYDKIRKIKEKFDVDFREFRMDGGKVQVKASYNNPEGNPSMEIHAVRALLRLYQKSVTSCLNYKNLQGASGISHQPKILEDKPEKRSTTEGGATGGDSTEENCPICFSPFTDKESLSCKHEFCKLCLQEAEKSSGPICPVCRKVFGIIQGNQPDGTMTWMKSSAPVPGFPHCGTIIITYSIPSGRQTEKHPIPGLYYTGTTRTAYLPDNKEGNEVLMLLKKAFDQKLIFTIGASRTTGYEDQVTWSNITQKTSLYGVPGSYGYPDPNYLSRVREELKAKGIE
- the LOC112145297 gene encoding serine-rich adhesin for platelets isoform X1, translating into MWRGRKKETKADDNRAGSPSDTELSDKEGKLILMLKWSDSAKRDPHLLKKSIKPWLKKEKQDLKWSVIKILEDNSALIKFKPHTAADIFQRLRGKDLHLPGMQTVSVESVILDSPKLNTQTSDDASKTSTPSTSDKEQTSSQSDTDHSPEQVDHRTAKSSDSQKGSPLKLATNREERRADDDPAASLSELSDDTEKDGKLITLELTWSKPAIKPKKYLQKALIEWLQNKNKDIKCSVVTFQEVYNAVITIEPSTAAEILLELSGQILTLKDGTKVTVESVVLDSSKMKTQTADDGPSTSTSSTSDQSSNSCNSDQTSQTDADDQAAAASSDTQEGTTDCSPNLNTQTADDGSSTSTSSTNDQSSNSPNSDQTSQTDADDQAAAASADTQEGTPDCSSNLNTQTADDGSSTSTASTSDTGLVNCQTDQLSIQEQTSNDNENNSKVGVDTGEQTDDSDTEENLITLVLNWSKSPEERREYLEKSLEKSLQSWLERKNKDLKCLLVKILEDNNALIKMNELPDGKILTKLKHLNLTLEDDTKVTVKSVALDSSNLNPQTADDGSSTSTASTSDVTGQMSDQSGQVSIPKQTSSRPREKADKPTESSNSCNSNQTSQLYKVHHTATSSDIEDVKAGEGSKADDNPGGSLSNAKLSAEGQTNSQNDQHSVSTQTPCELKSKGDQSRQSPVVKPAETSSGTQKGSKGKTKKEGETKPDENPPSSLSNAEVAVKTEKDEVPITLVLKWSKQPEKQQKSLEKSLQSWFNKIGNKDLNCSVNKILEGKNALIKISPPPGLDIVLKLSGEILTLRDGSTVTVESLILDSSKLNPQTADDVSTTSTASTTDDTGHVSGQSDQVSVSNQTSGDDKNKSKNGVGPDTILGQKRTQNDPDSAAEISPEKRQKQNQEDSVSVPVNFFWYVSRVYKDEIKSIEEETGCEMDATVNVTFKGGSQDKALSEFTNLVQKCLNEPIESVIPVQDVSPERCSEAFKLIQKNEKKALLTLTPKEITVCGPDSDQLKRVLERNEKPELLHDDTPMKIKMTIKDPLSDAGITMEESSWRKLNVGHYDKIRKIKEKFDVDFREFRMDGGKVQVKASYNNPEGNPSMEIHAVRALLRLYQKSVTSCLNYKNLQGASGISHQPKILEDKPEKRSTTEGGATGGDSTEENCPICFSPFTDKESLSCKHEFCKLCLQEAEKSSGPICPVCRKVFGIIQGNQPDGTMTWMKSSAPVPGFPHCGTIIITYSIPSGRQTEKHPIPGLYYTGTTRTAYLPDNKEGNEVLMLLKKAFDQKLIFTIGASRTTGYEDQVTWSNITQKTSLYGVPGSYGYPDPNYLSRVREELKAKGIE
- the LOC112145297 gene encoding uncharacterized protein LOC112145297 isoform X7, which produces MWRGRKKETKADDNRAGSPSDTELSDKEGKLILMLKWSDSAKRDPHLLKKSIKPWLKKEKQDLKWSVIKILEDNSALIKFKPHTAADIFQRLRGKDLHLPGMQTVSVESVILDSPKLNTQTSDDASKTSTPSTSDTGLVNCQTDQLSIQEQTSNDNENNSKVGVDTGEQTDDSDTEENLITLVLNWSKSPEERREYLEKSLEKSLQSWLERKNKDLKCLLVKILEDNNALIKMNELPDGKILTKLKHLNLTLEDDTKVTVKSVALDSSNLNPQTADDGSSTSTASTSDVTGQMSDQSGQVSIPKQTSSRPREKADKPTESSNSCNSNQTSQLYKVHHTATSSDIEDVKAGEGSKADDNPGGSLSNAKLSAEGQTNSQNDQHSVSTQTPCELKSKGDQSRQSPVVKPAETSSGTQKGSKGKTKKEGETKPDENPPSSLSNAEVAVKTEKDEVPITLVLKWSKQPEKQQKSLEKSLQSWFNKIGNKDLNCSVNKILEGKNALIKISPPPGLDIVLKLSGEILTLRDGSTVTVESLILDSSKLNPQTADDVSTTSTASTTDDTGHVSGQSDQVSVSNQTSGDDKNKSKNGVGPDTILGQKRTQNDPDSAAEISPEKRQKQNQEDSVSVPVNFFWYVSRVYKDEIKSIEEETGCEMDATVNVTFKGGSQDKALSEFTNLVQKCLNEPIESVIPVQDVSPERCSEAFKLIQKNEKKALLTLTPKEITVCGPDSDQLKRVLERNEKPELLHDDTPMKIKMTIKDPLSDAGITMEESSWRKLNVGHYDKIRKIKEKFDVDFREFRMDGGKVQVKASYNNPEGNPSMEIHAVRALLRLYQKSVTSCLNYKNLQGASGISHQPKILEDKPEKRSTTEGGATGGDSTEENCPICFSPFTDKESLSCKHEFCKLCLQEAEKSSGPICPVCRKVFGIIQGNQPDGTMTWMKSSAPVPGFPHCGTIIITYSIPSGRQTEKHPIPGLYYTGTTRTAYLPDNKEGNEVLMLLKKAFDQKLIFTIGASRTTGYEDQVTWSNITQKTSLYGVPGSYGYPDPNYLSRVREELKAKGIE